From the genome of Desulfovibrio sp. JY:
CGGCCCGCCAGAAGCGTCCTGACGGGGCAACGGAGCGTTGGTGGAACGAAACGAACCGTCGAGAAAGCGGCTTTTCATCGGACTGCTTTGCGGCACGGGCCTGGCCGTGTGCCTGCTTTTGGCCGTGGTCTGGATCGTGCCCTACGTGGGGCTGGCCAATATCCATCCCCTGGCCCCGTGGGTGCTCGGCGTGGTGTTCGCCGCCGCCATCCTGGTCGTGCTGTGGGCCACGGTGGGGCTGGCCTTAAGCGTCGCGCTCGGCCGGTCGTTTCTCGGCTCGGACCATCTGCGCGGCGTCATGGCCAAGGTCTTTCTGCCGCTGATGACCATTTTCGCCCGGCTGCTCCACATTTCCAAAAGCCGGGTGCGCAGTTCCTTCATCAAGGTCAACAACGAACTGGTGGCCGCCGAGCACAAGCGCTACGACGCTTCGGAAATCCTCGTGCTGCTGCCCCACTGCCTCCAGTCCAGCCGCTGCCTGCGCCGGCTGACCTACGACATCAACAACTGCAAGCGTTGCGGCCAGTGCCCCGTGGACGGGCTGCTCACCTTGTCCGAGGCCTACGGCGTGCATATCGCCATCGCCACCGGCGGCACCATCGCCCGGCGCATCGTGGTCCAGAAACGGCCGCGCCTGATCCTGGCCGTGGCCTGCGAGCGCGATCTTTCCAGCGGCATCCAGGACACCTATCCCATCCCGGTCTACGGCGTGCTCAACGAGCGCCCCAACGGCCCCTGTCTGGATACCCAGGTGCCCCTGCCGCATCTGGAAACGGCCTTGCGCTTTTTTCTCGTCAACGGCGAGGCGAAAAATCCCGTCTTCGACCGTTTCACCGGACGTGCGCCCCTTGGCGCGCCCATATCCGCCATCGGCGGCTCGCATTGAGCCGGGTCGCCACCACCGCCCCGCCACCGGCCCGCAAGCTGGCCCTGGCCGTTTTGGCCAGGGTGCTGCCCCAGGCAACCCGGCGCAAGGGGCCCGGCGTGGGCCAGGACGTCCAGGCCGCCCTGGATGTCGCCCTGCTCAACGCCCACGGGCTCGATCCCCGGGACCGGGGCCTGGCCACCGAACTCGTCTACGGCTATCTGCGCCTGCGCGGCCGGCTGGCGTTCATCTGCTCGCGGTTCCTCAAGCAGCCCGACGCCGTGCCCGCCCCCGTGCGCCGCATTCTCGAACTGGCCGCCTACGAAATCCTTTTCTGCTCCAAGGTCCCGGCCTACGCCTCGGTGGACTGGGCGGTCTCGGCCGTGCGGGTCCAGGCGGGCAAGGGGCTCTCCGGCATGGCCAACGCGGTGCTGCGGCGCATCGCCGCCGATCCCGCCGTCTTTGACGACGCGGATTTCTACTGCCGGGACCGCTGTCCGGAAGCGCAATACCTAAGCCGCTTCTATTCCTGCCCGGAATGGATCGTGGACATGTGGCTGCGCGACTTCGGTCCGGAGGACACACGGGCCTATCTGACCGCCCAGCTTACGTCCGCGCCGCTTGGGCTTCGGGTCAACCGGTCGCGCGACGGGGCGCGGGAACTCTTCGACGCCCTGGCCGCCGCGCCCGGGGTGCTGGCCGCCGATTTCCCCACCCTGGCCTTTCCGGCCGGGACCGATCTGCCCGAGGCGGCGGGAATCGATTTGCCGGCCGCCCTGGCCGCAGGCTTGCTGTCGCGGCAATCGGCCGCGGCCCAGCGCGTCCTCTACGATTTGCGCCTTGACGACTGGCCCGAGCCGATCTTCGACGCCTGTGCCGGCCGGGGCGGCAAGACGCTGCTTTTGGCCGAGGCGGGCAAGAACGTCATTGCCGGGGACATGCACGCCGGCCGGTTGTCCGGCCTCGGCCGGGAAGCGGCGCGGCTGGGCCTTGCGCCGGTGGGCGTGCTGCGGGGCTCGGCCACGCGGCTGCCCCTTGCGCCGGGCCGCATCGGCACCATCCTGCTCGACGCGCCGTGTTCGGGACTGGGGGTGCTGGCCAGACGCCCGGACTCCAAATGGCGTCGCCGGCCCGAGGACGTGGCCGGGCTCACGCGGCTGCAACGGGCCATGCTGGAAGCGGCCTACGCCGCCCTGGCCCCGGGCGGACGCATCGTCTACGTCACCTGCACCGCCCACCCGGCCGAAAACGAAGGCAATATCGACCGCCTCGGCGCACGCCACCGCGACCTGACCCTCGAAACAGAAATCCCCGCCACCCCCTCGCCCACCCTCGGCGAGACCTTTTACGGAGTCGTGTTGAGGAAAGGGTGAGGAAGATCGGTGCGGAGATAAGAAAGTGCGAGAGGGGGACCCTTTTTGAAAAAAGGGTCCCCCTCTCGCGCTCTCCCCTCCCCAAAACTTCTAACGGTTACAAACGCCCTACCGATAACACTTTGTAACCGTTAAAAGTCTTTAGGAAGGGGGTCCGGGGGGAACCCTTTCTACAGAAAGGGTTCCCCCCGGTTCTTCTCCCCCACCTCTACCCCATGCACGTCTTCGCCTTGAACGCCGGGAGCGGGGTCATGGCGGGGGTGTTGGCGAGGCTGATCTCGCAGGCGCAAAACGCGCCGACAGGCAAGGGCAGAAGCGGGGTGTTGAGCTGTCGCCAGGGCGCTTTCCCGCGCCAGGTGCACTTCGGGCCGGGCAGGACCGAGGCCGTGCGCAGGCAGCGTCGGCCAAGGCTCGCCCGAATGAGCCGCCCCATGGCGCAGGGCGAAAGCCAGCGGGCTTCGTGCAGCGGCCCCCGGTGATGCCCGCCGAAAAACCGCATGGACAGGCCGTACAGGGAACACCTATTGAGGTAGCCGACCAGGATGGCCTTTTTGGCCACCCGGCCGGCCTCGGCCAGGACCGCGCCCGGATCGGGGCAGAATTCCAGCACGGTGAGCAGCACGCAGAAATCGAACTCCTTGTCGTCAAAAGGCAGGTGCCCGGCGTCGCCGAGATGCAGGTCCGCCTTGGCGCCCAGGCGCCTCCGGGCCGCTTCCAGCATGGCCGGGGCCGCGTCGAGGCCGGTCACGTCGAAGCCGGCGCTGTGCAGGACGTCGAGAAAAATACCCGTGCCGCAGCCCACCTCGAGCAGGCGCTGGCCGCGACGGGGCCAGCCGGCCGTCATACGCTCGAGCAGCCGCATTTCCCGCTTGAGGGCAAACTCCCCCGTCGGGGTGGTGAACCAGGCATCGTAACGCCTAGCGGTCTCGTTGTCCCACATGGCCACATTGGCGACGCCAAGCCCCGTCCCGGACCTCGCTTCCGGCGCGCCTGCCTCCTCGAAACGTCCGACCAGCTCCGCCGATCCGGGAAAAAACACGGCTGCGTCACCGCGTGTTGCCGGAAACCGCCGTTACCAACTCTTACCAGAACCACCCGGGCTTGGCAAAAAGCCTAGTGCGCCGGGTCACGAATGTCACGTCTATTAAAATAACATGATTTCAGTGTGTTACCTTTTAAAACAAGGGCCTTTTTCGTGAACGGGGCCCGGAAAAGGCAGCCTACTGCCGGATCATCTTGTGCAGCTTGGTGCGGCCGCCGTAGTTGTGCCAGACGCTGCCGTCCTTGACGAGATAGGTGCTCGGCTCGGTGTCGCTGACCAGACGGTCGCCGTTGATCGTAAACGGCATCCAGCCCTTGTGTTCCTCCAGGGTCTTGCCGTCGCGCCAATCGTAATAAACGGCGTACTTGTCGCCCTTTTTCACGAGGCAGTACTGGTAGCTGTTGGGGCGTCTGTATTCCGACGGGCGCGAGCGCAGGTAGCAGCCCATGAGCAGGGGATCGGGCGCCTTGAGCACCTTGGCATAGACGGTCGGTTCGCCGGCGAGCTCCATTTTGGAGGCCGCGCCGCCGCATCCGGCGAGCAACAGGACCATGGCCGCGACCAGAACGACACGCTGCATAAAAAGGCTCCTCGGGCAAAAAAGGTTGGCGGGGCGTCGGCCAGGCTGCGACCGCGCCCCGGGGTTGTGGCCACTTTGCCGGAAAACGGCGTCAACGCCTAGGTCCGGGACCGGGACGCGGGCCGGGACCCGGACGCCCGATCGGCCCAGGGATGCCCACAGGCCCGGGACCGCGCCAAGGGCCGACGGCCGGGCCGGGACCGCGCCAGGGACCGGGAGCCGGCCAGGGGAAGCCGATCACGACGCCGGGGCCGGGATAGACCCCGGGGTAACCCGGATAACCCGGATAGTACGGATAATACGGATAGCCGGGGTAATACGGGTAGCCAGGGTAGCCGGGATAGACCGTCACCGGCCAGCCCGGACCAGGCCAGGGGCCCGGACCTGGGCCCGGCCCCGGACGCACTGCCGGACCAGGCCAGGGGCCGGGCCGCACGGCAATCCCCGGCCCGACAATGGGACCGGGACGAAGGCCGGGGCCGGGGCCGGGACGAAAGCCGGGGCCGGGAACGCCGATCGGTCCGGGCCGTATCGCCGGTCCGGGCCCTCCGGGCCTGGGCTGGGCCTCCGCCATGTTCGCCGCCATCGGCAAGGACAGGACCAGGGCCAAAATCGACCAAGCGATATGCCGTTTCATGGTCGCCTCCTTGTCAGGACACACACTCTCACACGATACCCATTCGGGCGACGATGACAAGAGGAGCGATCGCCTTTATCGTAGCGGCAAAAGGAGCGGCGATGGCGGAAAAAACGGGCGCGGAGCACGGCCGGGGCGGCGCGGTGCTGCTGGCCGAGGGAGACGCGGCGGCGCGGGACGTGCTGGCGAGCCTGCTCGCCTCCCGCTTCGAGGCCGTGCATACGGCGGAAAACCTTGAACAAGCCCTGGACGTGCACGCCGGCAACCCCCTGGACATGGCCCTTGTTGCCGCACGGCTGCCCGGAGGGGCGTCTTCCCTGGCCATGGCCCTGCGCCGGGACGATGCGAGGCTGCCTTTTTTCCTCACCGGCGCGCCCGAGGACATCCTGGCCGTTTTGACCACCGTATCCCTGCCGGGAGTGCGTCTGGCGATTCGGCCCTTCGATCCCCTGTCCCTGGGCGCGGCCCTCGACGAAGTCCTGGAGGAGCTCGCCGCCAAACGCCTGGCCGAGGAAGCCTGGGACCTGACCCGCCACCTGCTCGACGACGCGCCCCAGCCCATGGCCATACTCGGCGCGGCCAAGCTCGTCTTTTGCAACCGGGCCCTGCTGCGCTTCATGGGGTTGCAGTCCTTTCACGAATTTTCCGCCCGGGGCCTTTCCCTGGAGCGTTTCCTGGCCGACGCCCCGCCGGAAGGGGGCCTTGCCGCCTGGATGCGCCGGCTGGAGGAGGACCCCCTCGACCGGGAACACCGGCTGCGCCTTGCCCATCCCGACCGGCCCGGTCAGCCGGCCCATGTCTTCCAGGCCGCCGTGACGCCGCTGCCGGGCCATGATCGCCGGCTTTTGACGCTGACCGACGTGACGGAATTGGAATTGGAGCGGCGGGAGCTCCTGGACCTGGCCAACCTCGATCCCCTGACCAGGGCGATCAACCGCCGCAAACTGGCCGAGGTGCTCGCCGACGAAACGGCCCGGGCCGACCGCTACGGCGCGCCCCTGTCCCTGGTGCTGCTGGACATCGACCACTTCAAGGCCATAAACGACACCCATGGCCACGAAGCGGGCGACACGGTGCTCGTGGAACTGGCCGGCCGGTTGCGGGCCACGTTGCGCCAGGTGGACCGGCTGGCGCGCTTCGGCGGCGAGGAGTTCGTTGTCGTGGCCCCGGGAGTGGGGCTCGACGCGACGGCGGAGCTGGCCGAACGGCTGCGCCAGGCCGTCGCGGACAAGGATTTCGCCACCGCCGGCCGGGTCACGGCCAGTTTCGGCGTGGCCGAACGCGCCCCCGGCGAGGACCCCGAACGCGCCCTGGGCCGGGCCGACAAGGCGCTGTACCGGGCCAAAAACTCCGGACGCAACAGGGTGGAGCGCGACGCGACGCCCCAAACACAGAAGTAACGGGTACCATGGACGCCACGGACAAACGCATTCTCGACATCATCCAGACCGGCTTCCCCATCGCCTCCCGGCCCTATGCCGCCATCGGCGAGGCGGTCGGGCTGACCGAAGCCGAAACCCTGGCCCGGGTGCGGGCGCTTAAGGGCAAAGGCATCATCCGCCGCATCGGGGCCAACTTCCAGTCGGCCAAGATCGGCTTTTGCTCGACACTCTGCGCCGCATCGGCCCCGCCGGAAAAGCTCGACGCCTTCATCAAAGCCGTCAACGCCCATCCCGGCGTCACCCACAACTACCTGCGCCAGCACGCCCTCAACGTCTGGTTCACCATGATCGGCCCCTCGCGAGAGGACATCGCCGAAGCCCTGGCCGCCATCACCGCCGAAACGGGCATCTCCATCCTCAACCTGCCGGCCGACCGGCTCTTCAAAATCCGGGTGGATTTCGCCATGAGCGACGAAGCCAGGCCCAAAACCCCGGCCTGACCTGGACACGGCGGCAGAAGGACTTAAAGGATAATGGCCCGTTAGATTTCCCCTTGGAGGTTGCCATGCCCGATGCCATCCACGCCGTGTGTCCCAAGTGCCTCGCCGTCAACCGCGTCCTGACCGGCCGTTTGGACAGCGGGCCCGTGTGCGGCAAATGCCGCGCCCCCATCCTCGAACCACACCCCGTCACCCTGACCGGCGGCAATTTCGATACGTTCCTTTCCAAAAGCGACCTGCCCGTGCTGGTCGACTTCTGGGCGCCCTGGTGCGGCCCCTGCCGGGCCATGGCCCCGGCCTTCGACCAGGCGGCGGCCATGCTCCATCCCCGGGTGATCCTGGCCAAATGCGACACCCAGGAGGAACTGGCCATCGCCGACCGCCTGCACATCCAGGGCGTGCCCACCATGGCCCTGTTCATCGGCGGCCAGGAAAAAGCCCGTACCTCGGGCGCACGCAGCGCGGCCGACATCGTGGCCTGGGTACGGCAGAATTTGTAAAGAGGATTAAGAAGTAGCCGGGGGGAACCCTTTCTGGAGAAAGGGTTCCCCCCGGACCCCCTTCCCAAATACCATGTTGGCCTCGACCCTCAAACTGGCTGATAGTGCCAGTAAATGTGCTCGTAGACACAAACGAGGCGAGGAGACCAACATGGCAGGACAAGCGTTATCCCAACTTCAAGCGTTTGTGGAGGCTTCACAAGGTCGATCTTTTTTTGTCGGATTGGATGTCCATAAAAATAGTTATTTTGTTGCGTTACGTCGGTTTGATGGAGTCGTCCACACCTTGGTGATGTCGGCGAGCCCGCAGGCTCTGATCGACAAATTGGCCGCGGTGGGCGTCACCGTGGCCATGGCGGCCAGTGAATCCGGGCCGACCGGATTCACCCTGTCCAGAGCGCTCACAAAGGCAGGGATTCCCAATCTCGTGGCGGCTCCCAGTCGGATTCCCCGCCCCGTGGTCTGGGGCGCAAAAACAGACCGGCTCGATTGCGTCAAACTGGCCGATTACGCCGCCAAGGGGATGCTGCGTCCCATCGCCGTGCCGACCGAGGAGCAAGAAGCCCAGAGGAGCCTGGAGCGCCGACGACACGATCTGGCCGACGACCTGCGTCGTGTGAAACTGCGCATCCATTCCCATCTGCTTTTTTTGGGCCTTACCGAACCACCCAATCTGAAATACTGGAGCAAGGTCGCTGTAGCATCCCTGCTTAAACTGCCCATGCATCAGGCTGCCCGGTATACGCTGGAAAGTTTTGTGCGGGAGATGCATGCCATCACCAGCGAATTGTCCCTCGTTGAACAGCAACTTGAGACAATTTGCCGCCAGGGAGAGCATGACAAAGTCATCAAGTGCCTGCGCACCGTGCCCGGTGTGGGGCCGCTCATCGCCGCGACCTTCCGTCTGGAGTTGTTTCAGCCGGAACGTTTCAGCCGGGCCGAAGAGGTGACAAGCTATCTGGGACTTGCCCCCATGGTGCGCCAGAGCGGCGAGAGCAAGGGCCGGGCCAGGTTACGGCCCGTGGGGCAGACCAAACTGCGAAGTCTTTTAGTGGAGGCGGCCTGGAAATGGCGCGCACACGATCCGAAGGCTCAGGCCTGGTATCACAAGTTGCTGGGGAAAAGCGGCCTGGCCCAAAAGGCCATCACAGCCTTAGCTCGAAAACTGGCCATCATTTTGTGGCGGCTGAGCCTGGAGAAACGAGCGTACCGATTTGAGGCGGTTATGGCGTGAAACGGCGGCGGGCGAGGATCACGCCGGCTCTGGGAAGCCCCGTGCTCCTCGCCCGCCAAGAGGGTATTGCAGCGCCAACAAGGACCTGTGGCAACGAGTAGGGAAGACTGAAAGCCTAACAGCCAACAATTTTTCGGATTGGTCGCGGAAAAGTCTGGCCGCATGGCGGCGTTTCTCAAATGGCGAAAATCCGAAAACTACCGAATCGGTACTTGGCGCTTCGGGCGCGAATAGGAAACGGGCGGTTAGACTGCGTCAGCCGGCTTGACTTTGGGCCACATAGGAAAGACTTTTAATGATTACAACATATTGTCGTCATACCAGCTGTAACCGTTAGAAGTTTTTGGGAGGGGAGAGCGCGAGAGGGGAACCCTTTTTTCAAAAAGGGTTCCCCTCTCGCACCTTCTTCCCTTCAAAAAAGGAGCATGCCGCGATGACACATTTGGAAATCGACAGGGAGCGGTGCGCACGGGATGGGCTATGCGCCCTGGAGTGTCCGCTGTCGCTCATTGACATCGACGAGGCGGGCTATCCCGTGGCCACGGCGCACCTGGAAGCGTCCTGCATCGGCTGCGGGCATTGCGCGGCCGTGTGCGCCAAGGGCTGTCTGCGCATCGACGGGATCAGCCCGGACGACCTGCCCGCCGCGCCCAGGACGCCGGACGTGTTGCCGGAAGCGCTTTGCGCCTGGATGACCGGGCGGCGCTCGGTGCGCAACTTCAGCGATCGGCGCGTGCCGCGCGGACTGATCGAAACGTGTCTGGAAACGGCGCGCTACGCGCCTTCGGCCCTCAATTTCCAGCCGGTCGAGTGGCTCGTCATGACTGATCCGGCCGCCATCCGCACCCTGGCCGGGCTGTGCGCCGACTTTTTCCGCGCCGCGGGAAGCAGTCCGCGCTTCATCGAACCCTTCGACGCCGGCCGGGAAACCATCCTGCGGGACGCCCCCTGCCTGGTGGTGGTCCACGCCGACGCGGCCGCGCCCATTCCGCCGGCCACGGACTGCGTCATCGCCCTGACCCATTTCGAGTTGGCCGCCCATGCCCTGGGACTCGGCACCTGCTGGGCCGGACTCGTACGCCGGGCCGTGGCCTCCCACGCGCCGGCCCGGGAGTTCCTCGACCTGCCGCAGGGCCACGAGATGTACGGCGGCCTCATGGTCGGCTTTCCGCGCTTTGCGATCAAACGCCTACCGCCGCGAAAGCCCCTGTCCATCATCTGGCGCTAGGGCGCGGGGATGCTCCCCGAAAAAGCCGCCGCGTCCAGGGTGATGGTCCGCGTCCATTCGGGCGTGCCGGGATCGGCCAGGCGCAGATACAGCCTGCCCGGACCGGACGGCGGCATGGCCACGGCAAAGGTGGCCACGGTGCGCGCGCTCCTTGGCCCCCCGCCCGTGCGCCAGATGCCGTTCTCCGGCCCGTCGGCCGTGTCGCGGGACAGGGCGAGCAGGGCGGCGAGGTTCGCCGGACGGGGCAGATCGCCCAGAAGCCCGGCGATGCGCGCCGCCCGGGCCCGGCTCGACGCGCCGATGCGGACATTGGCGTCGGCAAGGGTCGGCTCCAGGTAGTGGTTGGTCTGCCACAGCACACCATCGGCGCTGCGCGAAACGGCGTAACGCCCGCCCGGAGCCACTTCCACCCGGGCCACCTCATGCCGGTCGGACAAAAGAAACATGCACGGCCTGCCACGGGCGAAAAGATCGGCCCGGGCCACGGCCGCCGCGACGCTGTCGCACCGCGTCAGCAGCCGGCGCAACAGGCCGCCCATGCCGGGCCCGCCCCGACGGGCCTCGGCGGGGACGCTGCCCGCCGTGGCCGAAACCACGGTGAGACCAGCCTCGTTGACCCCGGCCTTGATCCCGGAAGCGCCGCCGCCCTCGGCAAAAAGCCCCAGATAGCGATACCCGTCCCCGGGCGTGACCAGCACGAGCCGCTGGGCCTGCACCGGATGCCAGTCGCGGTTTTTGACCAACAGCGTGCCGCCGCCGGCCACGCCGGACCCGGCCAGCCCGAACAAGGTACAGGCCCGCGCCGCCCCGGCCCCGAGAAGGACCAGCAGCAGGACGGACAGGGCGCACGCCGACCGGGCTATTGCAGCTTTTGTCCGTCCTGGCAGCACGAGCTTGTCCCCTTCGTTCCCGAAGCGCCGTCACAGCCCGAACAGCCGCAGCCGCAGCCGCCGCCCTTCTTGAAGAAAAACCGCCGGATCACATAGCCGGCCGCCACGGCGATGATCAAAAAAACAATCAGCTTGTCCATGAAGCCCTCTCTTTGAAAATGAAAATCAACCTCGAAGTAGAGAATAAGCGCTTTCCAAATTCGCGCAACATGTTTTATCGGTTTAAAAAACAACACCCTCGAACCAGCGCTGCCGCTTCCTCTCCCGACGGCAACCGCCAAGGACGCGCCCAATGGACAAACACCTGCTTGTGGCCGTCAGCGACGAATTCCACACCTCGCAGAGCCTGCGCTTCGTGCACAATTTCTTCACCAGCCGCGAAGAGCTCAAGCTGACGCTGTTTTACGTCGTCCCGCGCCGCCCCGACTGGCGGCTCGACCCCATCAACCTCGAGGCCAATCCCGAGGCCATCATCCATATCGAGGAAGACAAGCAGGTCCACGGCGTGCCGGCCATGGAAAACGCCAAGGAATGGCTCCACTCCATGGGGTTCTCCAAGGACCAGGTGTTCGTCAAGTTTTCCCACGGAAAACTCGGCACGGTCAAAGAGATCGTCAAGGAATCCGAGGAAGGGCTCTACGACGCGGCCGTGCTCGGCCGGCGAGGGCTGTCATGGTTCGAGGAAATGGTCAGCGACAGCGTGTCGCACCGCATCCTCTGGGAAGAACTCAGCTTCCCCATCTGGATCTGCCGCAATCCGCAAAAGGACCGCAAGAACGTGCTGGTGTGCGTGGACGGCTCCGAGGAATCCATGCGCGTGGCGGACCACGCCGGCTTCATGCTCAAAAACGAGCCCGCCCACGACATCACGCTGCTCCACGTTTGCTCCGACGACCGCTGCATCGACGCGGAGGAAATCTTCGGCCGGGCCCTGGCCGAAATCAAAGCCAACGATATCGGCGACGACCGGATCACCATCAAGGTCCTGACCTCGTCCAATCCGGCGCGCACCATCCTGCACGAAGCCGATTCCAATAAATTCGCCGCCGTGGCCATCGGCCGCACCAGCCATAAGCCCTCGACACTCAAACACATCTTCGCCACGACCAGCCTCAAGATCCTGCGCGGCATCGAAGGCGCGGCCTTGTGGTTGTGTAAGTAGGGAGCGGGGGGAGAGGAACCGGGGGAGGGGACCTTTTTTTGCAAAAAAAGGTCCCCTCCCCCGGACCCCCACCCTCCAAAAAAACTCTTAAAAGTTACGCCCCGCCACGTTGCCTTTCAATGCGGCGCTTCGCCGCCGGCGTGGTTGTCGCCGCAATCGTGTCCGGCGTCGAGGCGCGAAAGCGCCTCGTGTCGCCGGGCCGATTGCGGCGACAAATATTCGCATTCCCGCCACCCCGCAAAAATCCCACCCGGCAAAGCGTGAAGGGGGGTCCGGGGGGCCCGTGGCCCCTCGGCGGGTCCAGGGCAGCACCCTGGCAGGGTGCAGGGGCGGAGCCCCGCTTCCTCCTCCTCTGCCTCTGCCTTCCCAGCCCCCCCCTAAATCGGCCGGACCGCCACTTCGAGCCCGCCGGCGAAGCCTTCCAGGTCGGCGGGGATGACGATGAGGCCCTCGGCCAGGAGCAGGGTCCTGAGCAGTCCGGACTTGCCGAGCACGGGGTGGGCCAGGGGCAGTTCACCGGGGCGCTGTTCCAGGCGCACCCGGACGTGGTCTTCGCGGCCCTGTTTGGAGGCGACGTTGCGCGAGAGGATGGCCGGAAAGGTTTGGACCGGGCGGTCGAAGGCGGCGACGTCGCCGGCCAGGTGGGCCAGGAGCGGCGCGCCGAACACGGCCATGACGACCTGGGCCGAGGTGACCTGGCCGGGGAGTCCGATGACGGGGCGGCCGGCGAGGTTGGCCAGGATGGTCGGCTTGCCCGGGCTTATGG
Proteins encoded in this window:
- a CDS encoding DUF116 domain-containing protein; translation: MERNEPSRKRLFIGLLCGTGLAVCLLLAVVWIVPYVGLANIHPLAPWVLGVVFAAAILVVLWATVGLALSVALGRSFLGSDHLRGVMAKVFLPLMTIFARLLHISKSRVRSSFIKVNNELVAAEHKRYDASEILVLLPHCLQSSRCLRRLTYDINNCKRCGQCPVDGLLTLSEAYGVHIAIATGGTIARRIVVQKRPRLILAVACERDLSSGIQDTYPIPVYGVLNERPNGPCLDTQVPLPHLETALRFFLVNGEAKNPVFDRFTGRAPLGAPISAIGGSH
- a CDS encoding RNA methyltransferase RsmF translates to MSRVATTAPPPARKLALAVLARVLPQATRRKGPGVGQDVQAALDVALLNAHGLDPRDRGLATELVYGYLRLRGRLAFICSRFLKQPDAVPAPVRRILELAAYEILFCSKVPAYASVDWAVSAVRVQAGKGLSGMANAVLRRIAADPAVFDDADFYCRDRCPEAQYLSRFYSCPEWIVDMWLRDFGPEDTRAYLTAQLTSAPLGLRVNRSRDGARELFDALAAAPGVLAADFPTLAFPAGTDLPEAAGIDLPAALAAGLLSRQSAAAQRVLYDLRLDDWPEPIFDACAGRGGKTLLLAEAGKNVIAGDMHAGRLSGLGREAARLGLAPVGVLRGSATRLPLAPGRIGTILLDAPCSGLGVLARRPDSKWRRRPEDVAGLTRLQRAMLEAAYAALAPGGRIVYVTCTAHPAENEGNIDRLGARHRDLTLETEIPATPSPTLGETFYGVVLRKG
- a CDS encoding methyltransferase domain-containing protein, which gives rise to MWDNETARRYDAWFTTPTGEFALKREMRLLERMTAGWPRRGQRLLEVGCGTGIFLDVLHSAGFDVTGLDAAPAMLEAARRRLGAKADLHLGDAGHLPFDDKEFDFCVLLTVLEFCPDPGAVLAEAGRVAKKAILVGYLNRCSLYGLSMRFFGGHHRGPLHEARWLSPCAMGRLIRASLGRRCLRTASVLPGPKCTWRGKAPWRQLNTPLLPLPVGAFCACEISLANTPAMTPLPAFKAKTCMG
- a CDS encoding GGDEF domain-containing response regulator; the encoded protein is MAEKTGAEHGRGGAVLLAEGDAAARDVLASLLASRFEAVHTAENLEQALDVHAGNPLDMALVAARLPGGASSLAMALRRDDARLPFFLTGAPEDILAVLTTVSLPGVRLAIRPFDPLSLGAALDEVLEELAAKRLAEEAWDLTRHLLDDAPQPMAILGAAKLVFCNRALLRFMGLQSFHEFSARGLSLERFLADAPPEGGLAAWMRRLEEDPLDREHRLRLAHPDRPGQPAHVFQAAVTPLPGHDRRLLTLTDVTELELERRELLDLANLDPLTRAINRRKLAEVLADETARADRYGAPLSLVLLDIDHFKAINDTHGHEAGDTVLVELAGRLRATLRQVDRLARFGGEEFVVVAPGVGLDATAELAERLRQAVADKDFATAGRVTASFGVAERAPGEDPERALGRADKALYRAKNSGRNRVERDATPQTQK
- a CDS encoding AsnC family transcriptional regulator; the protein is MDATDKRILDIIQTGFPIASRPYAAIGEAVGLTEAETLARVRALKGKGIIRRIGANFQSAKIGFCSTLCAASAPPEKLDAFIKAVNAHPGVTHNYLRQHALNVWFTMIGPSREDIAEALAAITAETGISILNLPADRLFKIRVDFAMSDEARPKTPA
- a CDS encoding thioredoxin fold domain-containing protein, whose translation is MPDAIHAVCPKCLAVNRVLTGRLDSGPVCGKCRAPILEPHPVTLTGGNFDTFLSKSDLPVLVDFWAPWCGPCRAMAPAFDQAAAMLHPRVILAKCDTQEELAIADRLHIQGVPTMALFIGGQEKARTSGARSAADIVAWVRQNL
- a CDS encoding IS110 family transposase; translation: MAGQALSQLQAFVEASQGRSFFVGLDVHKNSYFVALRRFDGVVHTLVMSASPQALIDKLAAVGVTVAMAASESGPTGFTLSRALTKAGIPNLVAAPSRIPRPVVWGAKTDRLDCVKLADYAAKGMLRPIAVPTEEQEAQRSLERRRHDLADDLRRVKLRIHSHLLFLGLTEPPNLKYWSKVAVASLLKLPMHQAARYTLESFVREMHAITSELSLVEQQLETICRQGEHDKVIKCLRTVPGVGPLIAATFRLELFQPERFSRAEEVTSYLGLAPMVRQSGESKGRARLRPVGQTKLRSLLVEAAWKWRAHDPKAQAWYHKLLGKSGLAQKAITALARKLAIILWRLSLEKRAYRFEAVMA
- a CDS encoding nitroreductase family protein; its protein translation is MTHLEIDRERCARDGLCALECPLSLIDIDEAGYPVATAHLEASCIGCGHCAAVCAKGCLRIDGISPDDLPAAPRTPDVLPEALCAWMTGRRSVRNFSDRRVPRGLIETCLETARYAPSALNFQPVEWLVMTDPAAIRTLAGLCADFFRAAGSSPRFIEPFDAGRETILRDAPCLVVVHADAAAPIPPATDCVIALTHFELAAHALGLGTCWAGLVRRAVASHAPAREFLDLPQGHEMYGGLMVGFPRFAIKRLPPRKPLSIIWR
- a CDS encoding C45 family peptidase — encoded protein: MLPGRTKAAIARSACALSVLLLVLLGAGAARACTLFGLAGSGVAGGGTLLVKNRDWHPVQAQRLVLVTPGDGYRYLGLFAEGGGASGIKAGVNEAGLTVVSATAGSVPAEARRGGPGMGGLLRRLLTRCDSVAAAVARADLFARGRPCMFLLSDRHEVARVEVAPGGRYAVSRSADGVLWQTNHYLEPTLADANVRIGASSRARAARIAGLLGDLPRPANLAALLALSRDTADGPENGIWRTGGGPRSARTVATFAVAMPPSGPGRLYLRLADPGTPEWTRTITLDAAAFSGSIPAP
- a CDS encoding FeoB-associated Cys-rich membrane protein is translated as MDKLIVFLIIAVAAGYVIRRFFFKKGGGCGCGCSGCDGASGTKGTSSCCQDGQKLQ
- a CDS encoding universal stress protein; translated protein: MDKHLLVAVSDEFHTSQSLRFVHNFFTSREELKLTLFYVVPRRPDWRLDPINLEANPEAIIHIEEDKQVHGVPAMENAKEWLHSMGFSKDQVFVKFSHGKLGTVKEIVKESEEGLYDAAVLGRRGLSWFEEMVSDSVSHRILWEELSFPIWICRNPQKDRKNVLVCVDGSEESMRVADHAGFMLKNEPAHDITLLHVCSDDRCIDAEEIFGRALAEIKANDIGDDRITIKVLTSSNPARTILHEADSNKFAAVAIGRTSHKPSTLKHIFATTSLKILRGIEGAALWLCK